The following are encoded in a window of Passer domesticus isolate bPasDom1 chromosome 30, bPasDom1.hap1, whole genome shotgun sequence genomic DNA:
- the LOC135287576 gene encoding uncharacterized protein LOC135287576 codes for MTKSTADPDSRPSELQTEPAASTVSSELAATCDQAAAEGRAEADMALTEGMATSNNQTQAMPQTDAMTARTVLATVKDILQRLTSCDTVDAELQMDIVSLTEKHPAHVVMSLLHCAPLCDRAATLMWRAMGTSEVAAEEVLPALLSVLEKQPPYGTFFCSRDEAVFALAATLVLWRIAPMSEWHYGILLHSPQLFVDLLLQIFITTEQMPENVQNFWRVCQEEHGLPSDPNRFAAQTMKALLSQLGFDKKLVALEHLQVWDTLLCADTQHEAAGLLAREMRCGLSPLCPHMASHLLSLLIGKQPRWDLPALAFLVEAPAE; via the exons ATGACCAAGAGCACGGCCGACCCTGACTCCAGGCCCAGcgagctgcagacagagcctgctgccagcacagtgtcCTCTGAGCTCGCTGCAACCTGTGACcaggcagcggccgagggcagggcagaggctgacatggccctgactgaGGGCATGGCCACCTCAAACAACCAGACTCAGGCCATGCCACAGACTGACGCCATGACTGCACgaact gtgctagccacggtgaAGGACATTCTACAGAGACTCACGTCCTGTGACACTGTGGATGCCGAGCTGCAAATGGATATTGTGAGCCTGACTGAAAAACACCCTGCTCACGTGGtgatgagcctcctgcactgtgccccattgTGTGACAG agctgccacactgatgtggagggccatgggcacctcagaAGTAGCTGCGGAGGAGGTGcttccagcactgctctctgtgCTAGAGAAGCAGCCACCGTACGGCACGTTCTTCTGCAGCAGGGACGAGGccgtctttgccctggct gcaactctggtgctgtgGAGGATTGCCCCCATgtctgagtggcactacggAATACTCCTTCATTCTCCCCAGCTGTttgtggatctgctcttgcaaattttcatcaccacagagcagatgccagagaaTGTTCAGaacttctggagagtgtgccaggaggaacacggccttcccagcgaccccaacag gtttgcagcacagaccatgaaggctctactctcccagctgggctttgacaagaagctggtggctctggagcacctGCAGGTCTGGGAcaccctgctctgtgccgacACCCAGCATGAGGCAGcaggcctgctggccag ggagatgcgctgtggcttgagccccctgtgtccccacatggcctcgcacctgctcagcctgctcatcggGAAGCAGCCACGCTgggatctgcctgccctggcgttcttggtggag GCACCTGCTGAGTGA